The genomic region CAGCAAGGAACAAAGCCTGCGCCGGTTTGGGTATGAAGATTAGTTAATAAAGTCGCAAGCGGTCCGCCGCTTACGACTTACGAATGTATTATGGCAAATATCGTTGCAATTGTCGGCCGCCCGAACGTGGGCAAATCAACGCTGTTTAACCGCCTGGTTGAAGAGCGCAAGGCCATTATGGATAACCAGCCGGGTGTGACCCGCGACCGCCACTACGGCCATGCCGAATGGACGGACAAGTATTTTACGGTCATCGATACGGGCGGATACGTCGTGGGGTCGGATGACATTTTTGAGGAATCCATTCGGGAACAGGTGGAAATCGCCATCGAAGAAGCCTCCGTGCTGCTATTTATGGTCGATGCGGATACGGGCCTGACGGATCTGGACAAGGATTTTGCCAATGTCCTCCGCCGGTCGAAAAAGCCGGTTTTTCTGGTCGCCAACAAAGTCGAGTCACAGATTAAGCGCCAGACAGCCATGGCGGAGTTTTACAGCCTCGGTATGGGCGAAATTTATCCGATTTCGTCCATGACGGGCAGCGGCACCGGCGACCTCCTCGACGAGGTGGTGAAACACTTCTCGGCGGAAGGCATCGAAGACCCCGACGCCGGGGTTCCCCGCATCGCCATCATCGGACGGCCCAATGCCGGAAAATCGTCGTTCCTCAACGTGCTGACCGGGAAAGAGCGAAGCATCGTGACCGACATTGCCGGCACCACCCGCGATTCGATCGATACGCGCTACAAGGCGTTTGGCAAGGATTACATCCTGACCGACACCGCCGGAATCCGCCGGAAGGCAAAGGTGCACGACAATGTCGAATTTTACTCGGTCATGCGTTCGCTGAAGGCCATCGAGGAATCGGACGTGTGCGTGATGATGCTTGACGCCTCGCGCGGGCTGGAAGGCCAGGACCTGAGCATCATCGGTCAGGCGATCAAGGCGAAGAAAGGCGTGGTGCTGATGGTCAACAAGTGGGACCTGGTCGAGAAGGATTCCAAAACGGCGGATCGCTGGAAAAAGGAAATCAACCAGCGGCTGGCTCCGATCGATTACCTGCCGATCATTTTTGCCTCCGTCACCGAGAAGCAGCGCATTTTTCAGGTCATGGAAAAAGCGATGGAAGTCTACGAGAACAAGCACAAGAAGGTTCCGACTTCCAAACTGAACGATGCCATGCAGCCGGAAATCGAAGCGTACCCGCCCCCGGCCACCAAAGGAAAGCACATCAAGATCAAATACATGCTGCAGCTGCCCACGCCGTCGCCGACGTTCGTGTTTTTCTGCAACCTGCCGCAGTACATCAAAGAGTCGTATGAACGGTATCTGGAAAACAAACTTCGGGCCCACTTCGACTTTGATGGTGTTCCGCTGACGTTGTTTTTCAGGAAAAAATAAGGTCCATCCGCTGCTGTCGTCCGTCTGTCCGCCGCAGGAAGACGGACAACGGCAGCGGCCGGATGACGGTTGCCTATGCCCTCCCGCACTCATTACTGGATCGGCGCGCTGCTGGTGTTTCTGGCGGCGTTTTGTTTTGCGCTGAAAGGTGTGCTCATCAAGCTGGCTTATCGGTACGGAATCGATTCGGTCTCGCTGCTGACGTTGCGGATGGTCTTTGCGCTGCCGTTTTACGTTGTGATTGCCTTTCGGCTCGCCCGGACACAGCCTCCGCTGGCCCTGCGCGGCCGGGACTGGGCGTGGCTGGCCGTTCTGGGAATAACCGGGTATTACATCGCCAGCTTCCTCAACTTCCTGGGGCTGGTGTACATCACCGCCAGTCTCGAACGGATTATGCTGTTTGTGTACCCGACCTTTGTGCTTCTGCTGGGAGTTGTGCTCTACAAACGCCGGGTCACTGCTCTTCAGGGAATAGCCCTGCTCCTGACCTATTCCGGTATCCTGCTTGCCTTTCTGCCGCACCTCCACGACGAGAACCAGCGCGATCTGTTCCTGGGTGCCTTCTGGGTGATTCTGAGCGGGCTGGTCTACGCCGTTTATCTGGTTGGCAGCGACACGATGATTGCCAAAACCGGCGCCCAGCGGTACACCTGTTACGCGATGGTAGCCGCTACCGTCCCCGTGGTGCTTCACTGCGCCCTCGCCAACGGGCTGGATCTGTTCCATTTTCCGGCCCCCGTTTACGGGCTGTCGCTGCTGATGGCCATTCTGGTCACGGTGATTCCGACCTTTATGATTTCGGAAGGCATCAAACGGGTCGGGTCGGGCAACGCCTCCATCATCGCCAGCATCGGTCCTATCTTCACCATTGTGCTTTCGACTTCGCTGCTTGACGAGGTCATTTCCGGACATCAGTTTGTCGGAACGGCGCTGGTTTTACTGGGCGTTTTCCTGATCGGCTGGAAGGGCCGCAAGTAGGTTCTGCCAGTGCGTTTTCAGGTACTGCGTGACGGGTATATCCGCTTTTGCCCAATCCAGGTGCTCCAGCTCCCCGTTTCCTATCCAACGGTCCTGCGCATGTTCGGTCAGGACAACGGTCGCGGAGTCGGACAATAAACAGACAAAGGGAAGCAGCCGGATAACCCGGGTTTCCTCCTGGTGATCAAAGGTGGGCAGCTCCCGGACGACCCTGACCGACACGCTCAGTTCTTCGTTCAATTCCCTTTCGATGGCCGCGCTTGGCTCCTCACCTTCAATGACTTTACCGCCCGGGAACTCCCATTTGAGCGGCAGCGGCATTTGTTCGCTTCGCTGCGTGGCCAGTAGTTTCCCTTCTTTGTTAAAAATAATTCCGCAAACAACTAGGATGATATTCATCTATTAAGCTATTTGTATACGAATTAGATAGGCTAATACGTTGTCATTTATATATAGGATTGAAGCGTGTCCTTTTAATAAATAAATACTCACATTCAATCTATTACAATTTCCTTAAAAGGTATTTTGTTATACCTTTCCATATCACACCTCTAAATCTACCGGTAATATGAGTCAGGAGACGGTATTCGAAGACGAGAAAAAAATCGAACGAGCGGCATACGTGCTGAAGGCTGTGGCGCACCCGCTGCGCATCAAAATCATTCAAATGCTCAATGAGCACAAAGAACTCAATGTTTCAACCATTTACAAGAATCTGAACGCAGAACAGTCCCTGATTTCGCATCACCTGATCAACATGAGGGACAAGGGAATTCTGGAGATCCGCCGCAGTGGAAAGAACATATACTACTTTTTGGTCGATGGGGCCATCGCTGAGATAATCGAGTGCATCTATCGCAGCAAGGTACTAACGTAGAAAAAAAAGGAAGCCGGACCGGCTTCCTTTTTTTATGAGAACAATTCGCCGTCCCGGTAAGCGGGTACGATTCCCAGGTGCCGGTAAGCTTTTTCGGTTGCCTCCCGCCCCCGGGAGGTTCGCTTCAGATACCCTTCCTGAATGAGGAAGGGCTCGTACACTTCCTCGATCGTTTCCGCTTCGTCTCCGCAGGCCGTCGCAATGGTCGATATACCGACCGGGCCGCCTTTAAACTTCCCGATGATCGTCTGCAGAATGCGGTTGTCCATTTCATCCAGACCGTTCTGATCGACGTCCAGGGCTTTCAGCGCCATTTCAGCAATAGCGACCGTAATCACGCCGGTTCCCTTCACCTGGGCGAAGTCACGCGTCCGGCGGAGCAGGTTATTGGCAATACGCGGGGTGCCCCGGCTCCGGCGGGCGATTTCGAAGGCTCCGTCTTCGTCAATTGGCGTATTCAAAATGGCCGCCGACCGTTTGACGATGGACGTCAGCAGGGCCGCATCGTAGTATTCCAGGCGGGCGTTAATCCCGAAGCGGGCCCGCAGCGGCGACGTGAGCAGACCGGCCCGCGTCGTAGCGCCAATGAGTGTGAACGGATTCAGTTTGATCTGTACCGTCCGGGCATTCGGACCCGAATCGAGCATGATGT from Tellurirhabdus rosea harbors:
- the der gene encoding ribosome biogenesis GTPase Der, whose translation is MANIVAIVGRPNVGKSTLFNRLVEERKAIMDNQPGVTRDRHYGHAEWTDKYFTVIDTGGYVVGSDDIFEESIREQVEIAIEEASVLLFMVDADTGLTDLDKDFANVLRRSKKPVFLVANKVESQIKRQTAMAEFYSLGMGEIYPISSMTGSGTGDLLDEVVKHFSAEGIEDPDAGVPRIAIIGRPNAGKSSFLNVLTGKERSIVTDIAGTTRDSIDTRYKAFGKDYILTDTAGIRRKAKVHDNVEFYSVMRSLKAIEESDVCVMMLDASRGLEGQDLSIIGQAIKAKKGVVLMVNKWDLVEKDSKTADRWKKEINQRLAPIDYLPIIFASVTEKQRIFQVMEKAMEVYENKHKKVPTSKLNDAMQPEIEAYPPPATKGKHIKIKYMLQLPTPSPTFVFFCNLPQYIKESYERYLENKLRAHFDFDGVPLTLFFRKK
- a CDS encoding DMT family transporter, whose amino-acid sequence is MPSRTHYWIGALLVFLAAFCFALKGVLIKLAYRYGIDSVSLLTLRMVFALPFYVVIAFRLARTQPPLALRGRDWAWLAVLGITGYYIASFLNFLGLVYITASLERIMLFVYPTFVLLLGVVLYKRRVTALQGIALLLTYSGILLAFLPHLHDENQRDLFLGAFWVILSGLVYAVYLVGSDTMIAKTGAQRYTCYAMVAATVPVVLHCALANGLDLFHFPAPVYGLSLLMAILVTVIPTFMISEGIKRVGSGNASIIASIGPIFTIVLSTSLLDEVISGHQFVGTALVLLGVFLIGWKGRK
- a CDS encoding (deoxy)nucleoside triphosphate pyrophosphohydrolase, with amino-acid sequence MNIILVVCGIIFNKEGKLLATQRSEQMPLPLKWEFPGGKVIEGEEPSAAIERELNEELSVSVRVVRELPTFDHQEETRVIRLLPFVCLLSDSATVVLTEHAQDRWIGNGELEHLDWAKADIPVTQYLKTHWQNLLAALPADQENAQ
- a CDS encoding ArsR/SmtB family transcription factor, with amino-acid sequence MSQETVFEDEKKIERAAYVLKAVAHPLRIKIIQMLNEHKELNVSTIYKNLNAEQSLISHHLINMRDKGILEIRRSGKNIYYFLVDGAIAEIIECIYRSKVLT
- the ruvB gene encoding Holliday junction branch migration DNA helicase RuvB, producing MRKDYLKGSAESLTPTEKEIERALRPLSFEDFTGQAKVLENLRIFVMAATQRGEALDHVLLHGPPGLGKTTLSHIIANELNASIKMTSGPVLDKPSDLAGLLTNLGENDVLFIDEIHRLNPVVEEYLYSAMEDYKIDIMLDSGPNARTVQIKLNPFTLIGATTRAGLLTSPLRARFGINARLEYYDAALLTSIVKRSAAILNTPIDEDGAFEIARRSRGTPRIANNLLRRTRDFAQVKGTGVITVAIAEMALKALDVDQNGLDEMDNRILQTIIGKFKGGPVGISTIATACGDEAETIEEVYEPFLIQEGYLKRTSRGREATEKAYRHLGIVPAYRDGELFS